One window of the Salvelinus sp. IW2-2015 linkage group LG10, ASM291031v2, whole genome shotgun sequence genome contains the following:
- the LOC111969174 gene encoding collagen alpha-1(X) chain has product MEVRVLSILILLVALTAVHGSGSYVVKKVMKVAPQYQPYSVKSHVVSMAGEPGAPGEPGPEGPPGPPGPPGESAVGQPGPEGPAGPPGPAGYSAPGKPGSSGGPGKPGVPGAAGEKGEVGTAGLQGPRGMPGPAGRSGPAGISSTGKPGPHGLPGAMGPRGETGLKGHPGMPGLPGAKGDRGVGIPGAQGETGAVGPMGPAGQPGAAGVGKPGKSGIRGEAGKSGSPGRDGGAGPMGLPGAKGHTGAPGVGMPGKPGDNGAPGMPGAAGPKGHQGATGATGAPGIPGYGKPGANGQKGERGVVGSSGTTGQKGEPGAQGYTGATGATGPMGSTGPQGGRGFQGDTGEMGPKGDTGAMGPQGPKGYKGDQGAQGFQGKQGDTGATGPTGAMGATGATGNKGDTGHTGATGASGVPGPAGPKGFPGRNGEAGEAGAAGAPGPRGPAGPTGTAGTPGLKGHPGLPGAPGQAAKGILGPLGPPGLPGADGQDGAEGPAGPPGPPGPPGEFFFEKSMGMGEVMVPTLVKAPMSAFSVSLAKPYPPSGEPIKFDNEVYNAENHYDTTTGQFTCQVPGVYFFSYTIHVNGAHALVALYKNDKPVMFSYDEYNKGFLDQMSGSTVLMLDVNDTVYLQIPDDEANGVFAAENVHCSFSGFLIAST; this is encoded by the exons ATGGAAGTACGAGTATTGAGCATCCTCATCCTCCTGGTGGCCTTGACGGCTGTTCATGGTAGTGGTTCatatgtggtgaagaaggtgatGAAGGTCGCCCCTCAATACCAGCCCTACTCTGTGAAGAGTCACG TGGTGTCGATGGCGGGAGAGCCCGGTGCGCCAGGTGAGCCCGGCCCAGAAGGCCCCCCTGGCCCACCTGGCCCTCCAGGGGAAAGTGCTGTGGGACAGCCTGGACCCGAGGGCCCTGCCGGACCACCCGGACCTGCTGGCTACTCCGCACCTGGCAAACCTGGTTCCTCAGGTGGGCCTGGTAAGCCTGGTGTTCCTGGCGCAGCTGGCGAGAAAGGAGAGGTGGGCACAGCTGGACTTCAAGGTCCTAGGGGCATGCCTGGACCTGCTGGAAGATCCGGACCAGCTGGGATCTCTTCCACTGGCAAGCCTGGACCTCATGGTCTGCCCGGAGCAATGGGGCCAAGAGGGGAAACAGGCCTTAAGGGACATCCAGGTATGCCTGGTTTGCCAGGAGCTAAGGGGGATAGAGGAGTGGGTATCCCAGGGGCACAAGGTGAGACAGGGGCTGTGGGACCTATGGGACCAGCTGGGCAGCCTGGAGCAGCCGGAGTTGGAAAGCCAGGCAAGTCAGGAATCCGTGGTGAAGCAGGAAAGTCAGGTAGTCCAGGTAGGGATGGGGGCGCTGGTCCCATGGGTTTGCCAGGTGCTAAGGGACACACAGGGGCTCCTGGTGTAGGTATGCCTGGAAAACCAGGTGATAATGGGGCTCCAGGTATGCCTGGTGCAGCTGGTCCTAAAGGTCATCAGGGAGCAACGGGAGCAACTGGTGCTCCCGGTATCCCTGGATATGGAAAGCCAGGAGCAAATGGACAGAAGGGTGAGAGGGGAGTTGTAGGAAGCTCAGGCACAACAGGTCAGAAGGGTGAGCCAGGAGCACAGGGATATACTGGTGCTACTGGTGCTACTGGGCCCATGGGTTCCACTGGTCCTCAGGGTGGACGAGGCTTCCAGGGAGATACTGGTGAAATGGGTCCCAAAGGTGACACAGGTGCAATGGGACCCCAGGGACCAAAGGGATATAAGGGAGATCAGGGAGCACAAGGTTTCCAGGGAAAGCAAGGTGATACTGGAGCAACAGGCCCAACTGGTGCCATGGGAGCTACTGGAGCTACAGGTAACAAAGGTGACACTGGTCACACAGGTGCAACTGGTGCTTCAGGTGTCCCAGGACCTGCCGGGCCCAAAGGTTTCCCAGGGCGCAATGGTGAGGCAGGTGAGGCTGGAGCTGCTGGAGCCCCAGGTCCCAGAGGACCTGCTGGGCCTACTGGTACCGCGGGTACACCTGGCCTTAAAGGACACCCGGGTCTCCCTGGCGCACCTGGACAGGCCGCTAAGGGAATCCTTGGCCCTCTCGGTCCCCCTGGGCTCCCTGGTGCTGATGGTCAGGATGGTGCCGAAGGCCCTGCCGGCCCTCCCGGCCCACCTGGTCCTCCCGGCGAGTTCTTTTTCGAAAAGAGCATGGGCATGGGTGAGGTCATGGTGCCTACTCTTGTTAAGGCCCCTATGTctgctttctctgtttctctggctAAGCCTTATCCTCCATCTGGGGAACCTATTAAGTTTGACAATGAGGTGTACAATGCGGAGAATCACTATGACACTACCACTGGGCAGTTCACTTGCCAGGTTCCTGGAGTCTACTTCTTCTCATACACCATTCACGTGAATGGGGCTCATGCTCTGGTGGCTCTGTACAAGAACGACAAGCCAGTCATGTTCAGCTATGATGAGTACAACAAGGGCTTCCTGGACCAGATGTCCGGTAGCACTGTCCTTATGCTCGACGTG